In the Hyla sarda isolate aHylSar1 chromosome 9, aHylSar1.hap1, whole genome shotgun sequence genome, cttcactgccgtcctgtttttagtagtttaaatgctttatttatgTCATTTATTGCAACCTtaacgtttttattcatccatattggttttcttttatttctgacccttttattcccatacatacatcttacagtgagaatttaagatatttttaaaagtctcccatttagtgtcagtattcatattttttgaggacattatcccattttatattgttaagggcttctttgagttgatcgaactttgccttcctaaagttcattgtttttgtggcccctcgagagattcccttattgaagaacaagttataatgtattatattatggttaCTATTTCCTTGGTGTCCTTCAACTTGCACATCAGTTACTCTatcagatctgttggttaatattaagtccagtagggcgccccctctggtcaggtctgttggttaatattaagtctagtagggcgccccctctggtcaggtctgttggttaatattaagtccagtagggcgccccctctggtcaggtctgttggttaatattaagtctagtagggcgccccctctggtcaggtctgttggttaatattaagtctagtagggcgccccctctggtcaggtctgttggttaatattaagtctagtagggcgccccctctggtcgagtctgttggttaatattaagtctagtagggcgccccctctggtcgggccctgcaccatttgggacagataattgtctttagttatagtcagaaacctgattcgtttatgagattcacaggtctcagtctccagtttatatcaggatagttaaagtcccccattattatcacctcgttctgatttgctgccttgtttatttgcttcagtaaTTTGAATTTCAGTATTTGCCTGAAACTTTACAGTAAAATTGGGACAGTACAATTAAAACGATTCCCaatttatatatagtttttttttccttattgtaCTAATAAAAGTCAAACTCTTTTAtcaaaatcagtatgcttaaaatcttccaattctgaaccctataactttattttgacCTAACTAAATACTGGGCTGTATTAAGGCTTATTTTTTAATCCTGATGTGTAGTTTTTTTCTGtatcattttagttttgatggaacctttttatcactttttattttattttattttttgcatcgatggagtgaccaaaaatcagctttTCTgttgtttgtaattttttttacgtttacgccattcaccatacaggatcttaaacatattttaatagttcagacaatttcacatgtggcgataccaattcttttttttttttggtaaaatatgaaaaggggatgatcttacatttacattttatataattttaaaacattttaaaatttttattttacattttaagtCATCATAAGGGATCATTATACACAATCAttggattgcattcactgtacaatgctatgctattgcacagCATTGCACAGTGAGCTCGGTGCCCTACTAATACAGTCTGGCTTTGCCAGGCTATATCATAGGAGCGATGATCCGGTGGCAGGAAACTGGGTAAGGGGATCTCTGCCTCCATTATACCTCATTGGACCCCCGTAATTACGCACCAGCAAAGAACCTGCACCTGTCATTTATTCTTTTAGATTTGTGATCAACATTAGCAGCGAGTGCCCGGTTACTGATCGTAGCCATCACTTACTGCCTTTAAAGATGAGATTTCTACTACTAATCACTTTATACACTTAAGCCTGGATAAACCCTATAAACTTAAAGGCtagccaaaaaataataataataattgtcacaatttctgaaaaaaaatttgggagaCCATCTACTCGAAGGGTCCCAGCAGTGGTCTAACTAAAAAGAAATCATAGCATAATATATAGTGTAAGAACTACCCATcacacacttccatggagtgaaGAAGTGGATCTCTGATTTATTAGGTGGTTGCACAGCTTTTATAGCGATCCATTCAAACATTATAActaaacattcatacatgatgtatgaataaatgaataaaatcatTTTAGATTAATAAGAATTAAGAATATTAACTGCTTAACTGAATATAACTGAATATATTCTCCCAAGAGAAGAAACAGAGGTAGGACATTGCAGGGGTCTGACTGCCCAGTCACCacattggccttaaaggggtactccacccctagacatcttatcccctatccataggctaggggataagatgtcagatcgcgggggtcccgctgctggggaccccgggatctcggctgcagcacccacctcaacggattccagcaacgctggaggcttcggatcccgaccatgcGAGCGGAAGAGCGTTACGCCACAACTCCACCCAGCCTGTGAtgacacgccccgcccctcaatacaagtctatgggagggggcatgacggccgtcacgccccctccataggcttgcattgagggggcggagcgtgacgtcactatgctccatccccgtgatcgccagtaatcagacccggagcgtgattctaacggggtgcggcgtggaagatcacagtggtccccagcggcgggacccccacgattaggcatcttatcccctatcctttggataggggataagatgtcttagcgccggagtacccctttaaaggatagggtataacatgtctgatcgctggggtctgaTAGGTGGGGACCTTCGCGATCTCTGCCGCGGCAACCCAGTCATCtgttgcacggagcaaactccgctccgtgcagGATGACACTGGCACGGGTCGTCACTCTGCACTGCCGACCCGgaaatcacaggggtcccagcggccaggttcccccatgatcagatataTCTAGGGGACTttaatacttacctgccagacagtaatggacatgattaccAAGGATctttgcttgtgttggtggtaaatggccatgtcctgtgtcccccataacGATGCTGCTTTGTTtgcgtgaactggctatttcctgtttatgTGCTCCCCcccaactacaatccccaggatcccttgttttgaggtgggaggtgacttatctccctcgtgtacatcaaccaccccacccattgcagcacagctaggctcccttccatgtatgctgtgcttgaaactacaattctcttcagccctgtggagaattatCTCCCACCCAAAggacgctccacccattgaagcactgccaacacctgactagtgatgtaatgttttgGGGCCACACTGCATCCTGGGGAATACCTGAGACAAcattaattttgtatgctgttagaaGTGAACATCCGtgcaagatcacataagaattgcgagaccaaccATTAACCCCTTTCTGCAGAACGCTGTTTATGAATGGCGCTGCGGCACTGTAGGGTTATGAAGCGACCTCtggagctgagcttgcatcatacccgtATGGtctcagctgctatcagcagccagaacccgtggctaataccggacatcgccgtttaggctgatgcctggcattaactctttagacgctgcgatcaaagttgatcacagcatctaaaagtgCCGAAATCTATTCCCGGAAGCTCAGCGGAGGTGATCAGGACCATCACGGGGAAaccgcaatgtcctgatcagctgtacGGACGGAGGGAAGTCTCTTACCTCCTTTCCTGCCGTCTGATCGGCGCTCCTATCCTTCGTCCAGTTAtttcaggctggagcaatggagaaccaataacactgatcaatgctctcctatggtgcagcattgatcaatgtttgcaatctgaagattgcatgtaatggtctcctatggggacaaaaaaaactgtaaaaaagttaataaatgtgacttaacccctaccctaataaaagtttgaatcacccccttttcacttttttaaaacaaaattatgtaaaaaaaaaataaacatatgtggtactgccgcatgcgtaaatgtccgaactattaaaatatcatgTTGATTTAaccacagtaaaaaaaataaaaaaaaaataccaaattgcaTCTTtttgaattgcatatttttggatgAGAAAAAAATGGTATCACTAAAAATGAAAGACCATGacccaaaaaaattagccctcatatgttcccctatatggaaaaataaagaagttataggggtcagaagaggccaattttaaacgtacCGATTTTcattcaaaaatgtataatttaaaaaaaataggaaaataaaacaaaacctataaatGGGTATCATTCTAATTGTATCGACCTAGAGAATAGGTATAACCTCTCATTTGTACCGAAAACTGCATtgagtagaaacagaagccttcAAAGTTTGctaaattgcttctttttttttttcttcccaaaaatatatattttttcatttcgcTGTAAATTTGGTGGTAAaaagagtgatgttattacaaagtacagttggtggcgcaaaaaacaagccatcgtaTGGGTCTGTAagaggaaaattgaaagcgttatggcttttagaagacgaagaggaaaaaactaaagtgcaaaaaaataaaaacccatgtcccaaaggggttaaacacagctatagacactatattatgaaatacactaactttacagcccctgtagtacagtaaaataaaaaataatctcggCATACCCCTTTTACACATTGAAGACAATCTGTTAGAGCTGGAATTAGTTAGATGTATTCCCAGACAGTAAGTTTCGTTTCTCTCGAGCAATGTACCAAGAACGCTATAAACTATTATAGGCTATAAACTTTTAACTCTTATGTGTGCAGACAGGaattcacaataaaaaaaaaaaaccatataagTTATACCTACTTTTACACAATAAATATAATGCACAAACTCACCAGcatgaaaataataatttataatgtATTATTATGGCATATATAATATTTGACGCAATGCCACAAAAGATGACATTGAaaaatgtatgtatactgtatatatgagtgtttcccaaccagggtggttccagttgttgcaaaactacaactcccagcatgcccggacagccaacggctgtccgggcatgctgggagttgtagttttgctatagctggaggcaccctggatgggaaacacttatatatacatatatttctacccacctGGACTCTTTCCTATATGTTACTGAGCTAttctgtcacgccacgccccctcaattcatttctatgggagggggcataacggccgcaacggcccctcccatagacatgaatggagggggcgaggcgtgacgtcacgtccccatctccgaaactgctgcagggagatcgcgggggtcccccgcgatcagacatcttatcccctatcctttggataggggataagatgtttttgcccggaatacccctttaagtatagtatCTGCCTTTGCTCTATCATTTAGTGATCTGTttcctctcctccacagctaGACCTCAATTCATGCCAGGGACCACATGGAGATTATTATTGGACCCCAGCATATTGCCTATTCATCTCCATGATTTCCCTCAGTCCTATCTAAAGGGATATCAATCATCTCCAAGGAAATCCTctccaaaaagcagtaatttgtAAGGCATTGTGGATAAATGTCTCATTGCATTTCTGGTACCTGCACGACTTCAGGCTGAGGCCAGAGCATTGTGGATAAATGTCTCTTTGCATTTCTGGTACCTGCACGACTTCAGGCTGAGGCCAGAGCATTGTGGCTACCACATGTTTTCTAAAAGATCTGCATCCCGCAGTGGACACTGCAGCTCAGGTATAATGAGTACTTTATTTCTACATGTTTTAGcctactgggagccaaccaatGAAaatcccttaaagggttactccgctcctagacatcttatctcctatacaaagGGGGGACCCCAACGATCTCCCTGCTACACCTAGCATTCGTATAGAgcttcgggtgcagcgccagaggctcgtgaagaagggggaaggggcatgatggttgtcacgccccttcccatagacttgctttgagggggcgtggccgtgacatcaggagcctctgccccgcatcaccagtcattctgcatggagcgaagttcgctccgtgcatcggatgtctggggtgccgcagccaagatcgcgggggtccccagcggtgggacgcccgcaatcagacatcttgtcccctatcctttggataggggataagatgtctaggggcggagtacccctttaagtgaagcaTTTCAGGATGGTTTTCCCTTACATCAGCATAAGGCTAGAGGAGTACATAATCTTCCTAACATTCCCCACATACATCTTACTGCCACTACTGCTAAAAAGATGAACCTCCGCACATGTACTAGGGACTGTATTTACAAAAGATAGTTCAATAAAGGAGACATCACTAGGAGACAGTCCAGTTCCACATATGTCCTCATACTTTGTAATGTAATATATCAGTGCATTATATCAGCTAAGCAAGAGGTGATGGAAATAGACCTACCTGCACACAAGTAGCTCTCAAACTTATATCCACCGTACATTAACTTTGCCTGGTCCTGAGTCCTCCCTTTCCTCTTCTTGTAAGCATCTGCAGTCTCCCTGTTATCGATATACAGGGTCCCCTTAAAAAGAGTTACAGCCAGAGTCCAGTTATCATAGGGCTCATATGGGGTGCACATGATCTTACTTAGGAGACCCCGCCTGGTGACAAAGTCTTGGTCCACCGGCCTAGAAACAGGACAGACAATGAAATTAGGAAACTATTGCTATTCTGATATTAGACTCCCTGCCTGTATTAATttatggtgtcccagtacaggatgttgtcTTGTTGGCTAAATGTTGCCTTAGGTGCCTCTGGTGTCACTGTTCTGGGCCCACTACTCTATGCTGTTCTGTTGTAATATGTAATGTGTTTTCTGCTATGTTATAATTAATTATGTTAATGtctctttaaaggacatctgtagtgcaatataacttatcccctatccgagcactgggccccccccccccgcgatctcctggacggggccgcggcagtatgctggaaagggggtgtTCCATCCCGCATGACCTAgtggccgacactccccctccatgtaccccatagagatacatggaggtggagtgtctgccgcggctttctgctggggacaaaactgcacttcctgcagactgtcgTGGCCCTGTCCAGGAGATTACGGGGGGGCCCAGTGCTTGTACCCCCTGCGatgtataacttatcctctatcctttggataggggataagttatattgcactacagttgtcctttaaggaagcTTTGCAGTGTTATCCAGGTGGACCCTGATGCCCCAATGGGAACATTATccttatgtagtgtaggggggggggggggggagctagtCAGTGTTGAGTTGTACTCCAGCTGAGGTACAGTGTGAAGTAACAGTGTGAGGAGAAGTCTGAGGAGGCGTAAGGAGAAGAAACCTAAAATCTACAGCCACAGAACACTCAGGTGAAGTTCAGCTCCTATTCAGAGTGGACTGTCATTAGAGTCAATTCAGAGTGGGCTGTCATTAGAGTCAATTCAGAGTGGGCTGTCATTAGAGTCAATTCAGAGTGGGCTGTCATTAGAGTCAATTCAGAGTGGGCTGTCATTAGAATCAATTCAGAGTGGGCTGTCATTAGAGTCAATTCAGAGTGGGCTGTCATTAGAGTCAATTCAGAGTGGGCTGTCATTAGAGTCAATTCAGAGTGGGCTGTCATTAGAGTCAATTCAGAGTGGGCTGTCATTAGAGTCAATTCAGAGTGGGCTGTCATTAGAGTCAATTCAGAGTGGGCTGTCATTAGAGTCAATTCAGAGTGGGCTGTCATTAGAGTCAATTCAGAGTGGGCTGTCATTAGAGTCAATTCAGAGTGGGCTGTCATTAGAATCAATTCAGAGTGGGCTGTCATTAGAGTCAATTCAGAGTGGGCTGTCATTAGAGTCAATTCAGAGTGGGCTGTCATTAGAGTCAATTCAGAGTGGGCTGTCATTAATCTCAAGTCTGCAGTAGcagcaactacaaatcccagtaaggTGACAGGTTTCACTCTGCACTTCCTCCTGCACCAAATCTGTACTGTGAAGGATTTAACAacattcctgcctcagtaaagatagttTCCCTTAACCTTGCATCGTGGTCATCATTGCCCCCCACGTTTGTACCAGGAGAGCTATCTCAATCCTCCGAATGTTGAGGTTAAGGTTGCTCTGGTATCACGTACTGTATTATTGCCTGTTGGGAACGTTTTGGGTGGGGTGAAGGACTGCTGACTTTGCCACAGTGGACATGACCATGAACATGAAATTAGCCTTCTGGTTGTGTTGGGGCAACAAGACTTTTTGTGTAAAAGTTTTCATACACAAGGCCACATGTTTATATATTGTctaatcatatatatacacacaaaataaatacCCATCTCCTCCCATGTTACATACCTGTTGCTATTAGAGCCTCCATTCCCTTGCAAGAGTCCCCTGTTGTCTTTCACCCATGTTAAGATAGGCTCAAGTCCCAATTTTATGTCCTCGTTACATGGTACATAGCGATCTTCAAATCCGTCTCTCAGATCCCACCCAAGAGAAGATCCTCCACTATCCATCCTTGCGGGGGGAATAAAATAACGGAGGCGTCGGGCATCACCATGGTAACATCCTTTCCCATCCAGAGAGAAATAACCCATTTCCGAAGGCTTCCTGTTTAAAGGCGGATCGAAGAAGTAGTAGGAGGGATGTGTTTTTAAAGTAGACGAATTATTAGGGTCCTTGGACCATGGAAAATCTGATGTGTCCTGGTCACGGCCTCTCTTATCGGTTCTTTCTGAGGTGCAGAACATGTAACAAATAAGTACAGAAATTGAAGGCAATACAAGAGAGACAAATTCCATATTTATGTaattttatataattatatttggCTTGCAGTTTCTTCATATGGCCCTTGTTGGGCGGCCAAAAGGTCCCTGTATAAGAGAGTATACAACAGTGATCCCATGGCAGAGTCACTGCCATCAACACCCTAAACAATCACCTTGGCATTGGGACCACCACTAATGCCCAAATGGCAGGGAAACTACAATAAACTCTCAATGACATTGCCACTTCCACCATATGTCTGACCTATGCCACCATAATCACCACTGATACCCCCACATAGATTCTCCCAGCATGTGAGAAAATATCAGCCTATATTAATATATCCCTACTACAAATTTCTTACCTTTATCCATTTTTCCCGTTTAGGGTTGTGTCTAGAATGGAACTGCGGTAGTGGTGTTGTTGTCGTGTCTAGAATAGAGTTGTTTCTGGCAAGTAAAAGGTGTGGCCTTTTGGGGAAGAGCCTCGGGATAACAGTGCTGTGTGCCTTAGTCATCACAGAATAGAATAGCAGTGTGTCTGCATACATACTTATGCTGGATAAGGAAGAGAAACGAAACTGAGGGACAAATGTGACTATGTTGGAGGGGGCTGAGCAGAGTGAGGTTTTCACAAGGGACTTTATATATTGGAAGAGTTTAAGAAAGGAAAGTGATGTTCTTACATGGTACTCAAGGGTGTAACGATAAACGATGGAAAAAGGGTTATATAAATTTCCTGATATCACATGATCCCTTCTAGATATTTGATCACAATAACTTTAGGGTATTTTATCTTTTTGACATCTAGTTTATCCTTACTAAATAAAAAGGAGTGTGGAAGTAATCCGGACATTTATACAAATATCTACAATCCTTCGCTGCAAATGTTATAaacttgttttattattatttataactaTGCTGATATACTTGGCTTCCTTTGGAACTTGGTACATAATTCAGCTTTTATTTTAATATTCAATCTATgatgttttatttattgtgtaaagtaatatctgttgtaaaactgaaaaaaaaaaaatggtgtagcGATCACAGTCACAAGGGATGTGGCCAAGATTGAACACGCAAGGGAAAGGGGGCCAACTCGGGTATCTGGGACACATTTGCTAGATTCCCGAGTGAGCGCAGTCTTAAACTGTGTATGTGTCTTCAAGACAAACACACTGTTGAGCTATTAAATAGGGGCTGGCAGGACTTCCGATGCaggcagcgtatttgctgctggcTGTCCACATTAAAAAAGGTCAGAGAAGAGGAGAGGGCCAGGCCTATTTTTTAGGTTGCCACATATATGGCCCGTGTAggtggcctaactactatatgggggcaccggAGGGCCTTACTACTGTATGATGGCCCAGAGGGGCCTGTCTACTATGTGGTGGCACAAAGGGGGTTTATACTATATGGGGCTGTGTGAGAGGACTAATTACTAAATGATGGCAGTGTGGGTGacttaactactatatggggcataaAGGGGCCTGTCTACTATGTAGGGACACAGAGGGGGACTATACTATATAGGTACAGTGTGGGGGCCTAACCACTATAAAGTGGCAGTGTGTGGGgcaaactactatatgggaacaccaTGGGGTCCTAACTACTCTATGGGGGCTGTTATGAACATACTCACCTCTGGTAAGCACATGTCCTGAGAACACTATAGATAATGGAGGATGCTCTCCTATTATTCACAGAATTTCTCGATACTGTGAATTGGTCTGAGATATCAGATCTGTCTGCACTCTTTGACTCATGGGATGAACAAATGGGACTTGAACCTTGTGTTTTCGCCTACATCCTGTGACCTCCACGTATTTCCATTATTTCTCTCCTTCAATCCTAGTTGTGTCCACGTGCTCCCCGGTTGAATTCACGTTCACACGTG is a window encoding:
- the LOC130291747 gene encoding decapping and exoribonuclease protein-like, with protein sequence MDKERTDKRGRDQDTSDFPWSKDPNNSSTLKTHPSYYFFDPPLNRKPSEMGYFSLDGKGCYHGDARRLRYFIPPARMDSGGSSLGWDLRDGFEDRYVPCNEDIKLGLEPILTWVKDNRGLLQGNGGSNSNRPVDQDFVTRRGLLSKIMCTPYEPYDNWTLAVTLFKGTLYIDNRETADAYKKRKGRTQDQAKLMYGGYKFESYLCADSPDGTPQPHEVVNTNEAFCSVLHGCLASHSFLVSGEVDCKDQNSANPSPPSCYVELKTSAQIRSQHQDRNFRSYKLLKWWCQSFLLGIPVIVAGFRNQQGRIVSVEKFKTSEIPQIAQNWDPVVCLNFCNAFLNYIKKVVTTDDPRVVFLFSWEPGQDVTYTKEEAPSQYVLPDWYVQELSQI